In a single window of the Pseudorca crassidens isolate mPseCra1 chromosome 9, mPseCra1.hap1, whole genome shotgun sequence genome:
- the TUT1 gene encoding speckle targeted PIP5K1A-regulated poly(A) polymerase isoform X1, giving the protein MAAVDSDVEPLPRGGFRCCLCHVTTANRPSLEAHLGGRKHRHLVELRAARKAQGLRSVFVSGFPRDVGSAQLSEYFQAFGPVASVVMDKDKGVFAIVEMGDVGAREAVLSQPQHSLGGHRLRVRPREQKEFQSPASKSPKGVAPDSHQLAKALAEAPDVEAQMAKLVGLRELSEAERQLRSLVVALVQEVFTEFFPGCVVHPFGSSINSFDVHGCDLDLFLDLGDLDEPQPAPKAAESPSLDSALASPLDPQALACIPASPPDSQPPASPQDSEALDCEVPSSSLAPRTPDSALASETLASPQSLPPSSPLQEDLGEGDLGKAMELAEALKGEKAEGGAMLELVGSILRRCVPGVYRVQTVPSARRPVVKFCHRPSGLHGDVSLSNRLALHNSRFLSLCSELDGRVRPLVYTLRCWAQGRGLSGSGPLLNNYALTLLVIYFLQTRDPPVLPTVSQLTQKAGEGEQVEVDGWDCSFPRDASRLEPSTNKEPPSSLLAQFFSCVSGWDLRGSLLSLREGQALPVAGGLPSNLWEGLRLGPMNLQDPFDLSHNVAANVTSRVVGRLQNCCQAAASYCRSLQYQCRSSRGRDWGLLPLLQPSSPSSLLSATPIPLPPAPFTQLTAALAQVLQEALGCHIEQGTKRLRSEGGGTGEPSQGGTSKRLKLEGQKSCEGGQEEQQGRAGGHSEDGVEEMAIEAGESVQDWAMRSPGQPGELAPMTGKHLGTGEEGRSGPAALAEQGPRGPEAAQEGSQAEAGKGALLSSVGWRCALCHRVWQGRRRARRRLQQIKEGGGAGAGTGAEWLATEARVTRQLRGLSGTEQTPGAEPLLTFVVSVSQADQALTVTPLRDSQGLFPDLHHFLQVFLPQALRNLLK; this is encoded by the exons ATGGCTGCGGTGGATTCGGATGTCGAACCGCTGCCTCGCGGGGGTTTCCGCTGCTGCCTCTGCCACGTCACTACGGCCAACC GACCCAGCCTAGAGGCCCACCTGGGAGGCCGAAAGCACCGGCACCTGGTAGAACTACGAGCTGCTCGAAAGGCCCAGGGACTTCGAAGCGTGTTTGTCAGTGGCTTTCCCCGGGATGTGGGTTCTGCTCAGCTCTCTGAGTACTTCCAGGCATTTGGACCTGTGGCCAGTGTTGTCATGGACAAGGACAAG GGAGTGTTTGCCATTGTGGAGATGGGGGACGTGGGTGCCCGGGAAGCTGTTCTCTCACAGCCCCAGCACAGCTTGGGAGGACATCGCCTGAGGGTCCGGCCACGGGAGCAGAAAGAGTTCCAGAGCCCAGCCTCCAAGTCCCCCAAAGGAGTGGCCCCCGACAGTCACCAGCTGGCAAAAGCACTAGCGGAGGCCCCGGACGTGGAGGCACAAATGGCGAAGCTCGTGGGGCTGAGGGAGCTGTCTGAGGCTGAGCGGCAGCTTCGGAGCCTCGTGGTGGCCCTGGTACAGGAGGTCTTCACAGAGTTCTTCCCTG GCTGTGTGGTCCATCCTTTTGGCTCTTCCATAAACAGCTTTGACGTCCATGGCTGTGATCTTGACCTCTTCCTGGATCTGGGGGACTTGGACGAGCCCCAG CCAGCCCCAAAGGCTGCAGAATCTCCATCCCTGGACTCGGCCCTTGCATCCCCACTGGATCCTCAAGCCCTGGCCTgcatcccagcctcccctccagACTCACAGCCTCCAGCTTCTCCCCAAGACTCGGAAGCCCTGGACTGTGAagtcccttcctcctctctggcACCCCGGACTCCAGACTCTGCTTTGGCCTCTGAGACCCTCGCCTCTCCCCAGTCCCTGCCTCCATCCTCGCCACTGCAGGAGGACCTGGGAGAGGGGGACCTGGGGAAGGCCATGGAACTGGCAGAGGCCCTGAAGGGGGAGAAAGCAGAAGGGGGAGCCATGCTGGAGCTGGTGGGATCCATTCTTCGGCGCTGTGTCCCTGGAGTGTACCGAGTCCAAACTGTGCCATCTGCCCGACGCCCTGTGGTCAAGTTCTGCCATCGGCCTTCAGGTCTCCACGGTGACGTCTCCCTCAGTAACCG GCTGGCCCTGCATAACTCCCGCTTCCTGAGCCTCTGCTCTGAGCTGGATGGGCGAGTACGGCCCCTTGTGTACACTCTGCGCTGCTGGGCTCAGGGTCGAGGGCTGTCAG GGAGTGGCCCACTTCTCAATAACTACGCCCTGACCTTGCTCGTGATCTATTTCCTTCAGACCAGGGACCCTCCTGTGTTGCCCACTGTGTCCCAGCTCACCCAGAAAGCAG GTGAGGGCGAACAGGTGGAGGTTGATGGCTGGGACTGTAGTTTTCCCAGGGATGCCTCGAGACTGGAGCCCAGCACCAATAAGGAGCCCCCGA GTTCCCTGCTGGCCCAGTTCTTCTCCTGCGTCTCTGGTTGGGATCTTCGTGGCTCACTGCTGTCCCTGCGGGAGGGTCAGGCACTGCCTGTGGCAGGGGGCCTGCCCTCTAATCTCTGGGAGGGTCTGCGCCTCGGTCCCATGAATCTCCAGGACCCCTTTGACCTGAGTCACAACGTGGCAGCCAACGTGACCAGCCGGGTGGTCGGGCGGCTACAGAACTGCTGCCAGGCGGCAGCCAGTTACTGCCGAAGCCTCCAGTACCAGTGCCGTTCCTCCCGGGGTCGGGACTGGGGGCTGCTTCCCCTTCTGCAGCCCAGCTCCCCTAGCTCCCTGCTGTCTGCAACACCCATCCCCTTACCCCCCGCTCCCTTCACCCAGCTCACTGCTGCCCTGGCCCAGGTGTTACAGGAGGCTTTGGGGTGCCATATAGAACAGGGAACCAAGAGACTGCGGTCAGAGGGAGGTGGGACTGGGGAGCCTTCCCAGGGAGGGACAAGCAAAAGATTGAAACTAGAGGGACAGAAAAGCTGTGAGGGGGGGCAGGAGGAACAGCAGGGACGTGCAGGGGGCCACAGTGAAGATGGGGTGGAAGAAATGGCGATAGAGGCTGGAGAGTCAGTGCAAGACTGGGCCATGAGGAGCCCTGGGCAGCCAGGGGAGCTGGCCCCGATGACCGGAAAGCATCTAGGCACTGGAGAAGAGGGGCGGTCAGGCCCCGCAGCGCTGGCTGAGCAGGGGCCCAGAGGACCTGAGGCAGCCCAAGAAGGGTCTCAGGCCGAGGCAGGGAAGGGGGCGTTGCTCTCCTCAGTGGGCTGGCGCTGTGCCTTGTGCCACCGAGTGTGGCAGGGGCGGCGGCGTGCCCGAAGACGCTTGCAGCAAATCAAGGAAGGAGGTGGAGCTGGTGCTGGCACAGGAGCAGAGTGGCTGGCAACTGAGGCTCGGGTCACCCGGCAGCTGCGAGGCCTGAGCGGTACTGAACAGACGCCAGGGGCCGAGCCACTCCTGACCTTCGTGGTGTCTGTCTCCCAGGCTGACCAGGCTCTCACTGTGACCCCACTCCGGGATTCTCAAGGCCTGTTCCCTGATCTCCATCATTTCTTACAGGTTTTCCTCCCTCAAGCACTTCGAAACCTGCTCAAGTGA
- the TUT1 gene encoding speckle targeted PIP5K1A-regulated poly(A) polymerase isoform X2, whose amino-acid sequence MSNRCLAGVSAAASATSLRPTGVFAIVEMGDVGAREAVLSQPQHSLGGHRLRVRPREQKEFQSPASKSPKGVAPDSHQLAKALAEAPDVEAQMAKLVGLRELSEAERQLRSLVVALVQEVFTEFFPGCVVHPFGSSINSFDVHGCDLDLFLDLGDLDEPQPAPKAAESPSLDSALASPLDPQALACIPASPPDSQPPASPQDSEALDCEVPSSSLAPRTPDSALASETLASPQSLPPSSPLQEDLGEGDLGKAMELAEALKGEKAEGGAMLELVGSILRRCVPGVYRVQTVPSARRPVVKFCHRPSGLHGDVSLSNRLALHNSRFLSLCSELDGRVRPLVYTLRCWAQGRGLSGSGPLLNNYALTLLVIYFLQTRDPPVLPTVSQLTQKAGEGEQVEVDGWDCSFPRDASRLEPSTNKEPPSSLLAQFFSCVSGWDLRGSLLSLREGQALPVAGGLPSNLWEGLRLGPMNLQDPFDLSHNVAANVTSRVVGRLQNCCQAAASYCRSLQYQCRSSRGRDWGLLPLLQPSSPSSLLSATPIPLPPAPFTQLTAALAQVLQEALGCHIEQGTKRLRSEGGGTGEPSQGGTSKRLKLEGQKSCEGGQEEQQGRAGGHSEDGVEEMAIEAGESVQDWAMRSPGQPGELAPMTGKHLGTGEEGRSGPAALAEQGPRGPEAAQEGSQAEAGKGALLSSVGWRCALCHRVWQGRRRARRRLQQIKEGGGAGAGTGAEWLATEARVTRQLRGLSGTEQTPGAEPLLTFVVSVSQADQALTVTPLRDSQGLFPDLHHFLQVFLPQALRNLLK is encoded by the exons ATGTCGAACCGCTGCCTCGCGGGGGTTTCCGCTGCTGCCTCTGCCACGTCACTACGGCCAACC GGAGTGTTTGCCATTGTGGAGATGGGGGACGTGGGTGCCCGGGAAGCTGTTCTCTCACAGCCCCAGCACAGCTTGGGAGGACATCGCCTGAGGGTCCGGCCACGGGAGCAGAAAGAGTTCCAGAGCCCAGCCTCCAAGTCCCCCAAAGGAGTGGCCCCCGACAGTCACCAGCTGGCAAAAGCACTAGCGGAGGCCCCGGACGTGGAGGCACAAATGGCGAAGCTCGTGGGGCTGAGGGAGCTGTCTGAGGCTGAGCGGCAGCTTCGGAGCCTCGTGGTGGCCCTGGTACAGGAGGTCTTCACAGAGTTCTTCCCTG GCTGTGTGGTCCATCCTTTTGGCTCTTCCATAAACAGCTTTGACGTCCATGGCTGTGATCTTGACCTCTTCCTGGATCTGGGGGACTTGGACGAGCCCCAG CCAGCCCCAAAGGCTGCAGAATCTCCATCCCTGGACTCGGCCCTTGCATCCCCACTGGATCCTCAAGCCCTGGCCTgcatcccagcctcccctccagACTCACAGCCTCCAGCTTCTCCCCAAGACTCGGAAGCCCTGGACTGTGAagtcccttcctcctctctggcACCCCGGACTCCAGACTCTGCTTTGGCCTCTGAGACCCTCGCCTCTCCCCAGTCCCTGCCTCCATCCTCGCCACTGCAGGAGGACCTGGGAGAGGGGGACCTGGGGAAGGCCATGGAACTGGCAGAGGCCCTGAAGGGGGAGAAAGCAGAAGGGGGAGCCATGCTGGAGCTGGTGGGATCCATTCTTCGGCGCTGTGTCCCTGGAGTGTACCGAGTCCAAACTGTGCCATCTGCCCGACGCCCTGTGGTCAAGTTCTGCCATCGGCCTTCAGGTCTCCACGGTGACGTCTCCCTCAGTAACCG GCTGGCCCTGCATAACTCCCGCTTCCTGAGCCTCTGCTCTGAGCTGGATGGGCGAGTACGGCCCCTTGTGTACACTCTGCGCTGCTGGGCTCAGGGTCGAGGGCTGTCAG GGAGTGGCCCACTTCTCAATAACTACGCCCTGACCTTGCTCGTGATCTATTTCCTTCAGACCAGGGACCCTCCTGTGTTGCCCACTGTGTCCCAGCTCACCCAGAAAGCAG GTGAGGGCGAACAGGTGGAGGTTGATGGCTGGGACTGTAGTTTTCCCAGGGATGCCTCGAGACTGGAGCCCAGCACCAATAAGGAGCCCCCGA GTTCCCTGCTGGCCCAGTTCTTCTCCTGCGTCTCTGGTTGGGATCTTCGTGGCTCACTGCTGTCCCTGCGGGAGGGTCAGGCACTGCCTGTGGCAGGGGGCCTGCCCTCTAATCTCTGGGAGGGTCTGCGCCTCGGTCCCATGAATCTCCAGGACCCCTTTGACCTGAGTCACAACGTGGCAGCCAACGTGACCAGCCGGGTGGTCGGGCGGCTACAGAACTGCTGCCAGGCGGCAGCCAGTTACTGCCGAAGCCTCCAGTACCAGTGCCGTTCCTCCCGGGGTCGGGACTGGGGGCTGCTTCCCCTTCTGCAGCCCAGCTCCCCTAGCTCCCTGCTGTCTGCAACACCCATCCCCTTACCCCCCGCTCCCTTCACCCAGCTCACTGCTGCCCTGGCCCAGGTGTTACAGGAGGCTTTGGGGTGCCATATAGAACAGGGAACCAAGAGACTGCGGTCAGAGGGAGGTGGGACTGGGGAGCCTTCCCAGGGAGGGACAAGCAAAAGATTGAAACTAGAGGGACAGAAAAGCTGTGAGGGGGGGCAGGAGGAACAGCAGGGACGTGCAGGGGGCCACAGTGAAGATGGGGTGGAAGAAATGGCGATAGAGGCTGGAGAGTCAGTGCAAGACTGGGCCATGAGGAGCCCTGGGCAGCCAGGGGAGCTGGCCCCGATGACCGGAAAGCATCTAGGCACTGGAGAAGAGGGGCGGTCAGGCCCCGCAGCGCTGGCTGAGCAGGGGCCCAGAGGACCTGAGGCAGCCCAAGAAGGGTCTCAGGCCGAGGCAGGGAAGGGGGCGTTGCTCTCCTCAGTGGGCTGGCGCTGTGCCTTGTGCCACCGAGTGTGGCAGGGGCGGCGGCGTGCCCGAAGACGCTTGCAGCAAATCAAGGAAGGAGGTGGAGCTGGTGCTGGCACAGGAGCAGAGTGGCTGGCAACTGAGGCTCGGGTCACCCGGCAGCTGCGAGGCCTGAGCGGTACTGAACAGACGCCAGGGGCCGAGCCACTCCTGACCTTCGTGGTGTCTGTCTCCCAGGCTGACCAGGCTCTCACTGTGACCCCACTCCGGGATTCTCAAGGCCTGTTCCCTGATCTCCATCATTTCTTACAGGTTTTCCTCCCTCAAGCACTTCGAAACCTGCTCAAGTGA
- the TUT1 gene encoding speckle targeted PIP5K1A-regulated poly(A) polymerase isoform X3, whose translation MDKDKGVFAIVEMGDVGAREAVLSQPQHSLGGHRLRVRPREQKEFQSPASKSPKGVAPDSHQLAKALAEAPDVEAQMAKLVGLRELSEAERQLRSLVVALVQEVFTEFFPGCVVHPFGSSINSFDVHGCDLDLFLDLGDLDEPQPAPKAAESPSLDSALASPLDPQALACIPASPPDSQPPASPQDSEALDCEVPSSSLAPRTPDSALASETLASPQSLPPSSPLQEDLGEGDLGKAMELAEALKGEKAEGGAMLELVGSILRRCVPGVYRVQTVPSARRPVVKFCHRPSGLHGDVSLSNRLALHNSRFLSLCSELDGRVRPLVYTLRCWAQGRGLSGSGPLLNNYALTLLVIYFLQTRDPPVLPTVSQLTQKAGEGEQVEVDGWDCSFPRDASRLEPSTNKEPPSSLLAQFFSCVSGWDLRGSLLSLREGQALPVAGGLPSNLWEGLRLGPMNLQDPFDLSHNVAANVTSRVVGRLQNCCQAAASYCRSLQYQCRSSRGRDWGLLPLLQPSSPSSLLSATPIPLPPAPFTQLTAALAQVLQEALGCHIEQGTKRLRSEGGGTGEPSQGGTSKRLKLEGQKSCEGGQEEQQGRAGGHSEDGVEEMAIEAGESVQDWAMRSPGQPGELAPMTGKHLGTGEEGRSGPAALAEQGPRGPEAAQEGSQAEAGKGALLSSVGWRCALCHRVWQGRRRARRRLQQIKEGGGAGAGTGAEWLATEARVTRQLRGLSGTEQTPGAEPLLTFVVSVSQADQALTVTPLRDSQGLFPDLHHFLQVFLPQALRNLLK comes from the exons ATGGACAAGGACAAG GGAGTGTTTGCCATTGTGGAGATGGGGGACGTGGGTGCCCGGGAAGCTGTTCTCTCACAGCCCCAGCACAGCTTGGGAGGACATCGCCTGAGGGTCCGGCCACGGGAGCAGAAAGAGTTCCAGAGCCCAGCCTCCAAGTCCCCCAAAGGAGTGGCCCCCGACAGTCACCAGCTGGCAAAAGCACTAGCGGAGGCCCCGGACGTGGAGGCACAAATGGCGAAGCTCGTGGGGCTGAGGGAGCTGTCTGAGGCTGAGCGGCAGCTTCGGAGCCTCGTGGTGGCCCTGGTACAGGAGGTCTTCACAGAGTTCTTCCCTG GCTGTGTGGTCCATCCTTTTGGCTCTTCCATAAACAGCTTTGACGTCCATGGCTGTGATCTTGACCTCTTCCTGGATCTGGGGGACTTGGACGAGCCCCAG CCAGCCCCAAAGGCTGCAGAATCTCCATCCCTGGACTCGGCCCTTGCATCCCCACTGGATCCTCAAGCCCTGGCCTgcatcccagcctcccctccagACTCACAGCCTCCAGCTTCTCCCCAAGACTCGGAAGCCCTGGACTGTGAagtcccttcctcctctctggcACCCCGGACTCCAGACTCTGCTTTGGCCTCTGAGACCCTCGCCTCTCCCCAGTCCCTGCCTCCATCCTCGCCACTGCAGGAGGACCTGGGAGAGGGGGACCTGGGGAAGGCCATGGAACTGGCAGAGGCCCTGAAGGGGGAGAAAGCAGAAGGGGGAGCCATGCTGGAGCTGGTGGGATCCATTCTTCGGCGCTGTGTCCCTGGAGTGTACCGAGTCCAAACTGTGCCATCTGCCCGACGCCCTGTGGTCAAGTTCTGCCATCGGCCTTCAGGTCTCCACGGTGACGTCTCCCTCAGTAACCG GCTGGCCCTGCATAACTCCCGCTTCCTGAGCCTCTGCTCTGAGCTGGATGGGCGAGTACGGCCCCTTGTGTACACTCTGCGCTGCTGGGCTCAGGGTCGAGGGCTGTCAG GGAGTGGCCCACTTCTCAATAACTACGCCCTGACCTTGCTCGTGATCTATTTCCTTCAGACCAGGGACCCTCCTGTGTTGCCCACTGTGTCCCAGCTCACCCAGAAAGCAG GTGAGGGCGAACAGGTGGAGGTTGATGGCTGGGACTGTAGTTTTCCCAGGGATGCCTCGAGACTGGAGCCCAGCACCAATAAGGAGCCCCCGA GTTCCCTGCTGGCCCAGTTCTTCTCCTGCGTCTCTGGTTGGGATCTTCGTGGCTCACTGCTGTCCCTGCGGGAGGGTCAGGCACTGCCTGTGGCAGGGGGCCTGCCCTCTAATCTCTGGGAGGGTCTGCGCCTCGGTCCCATGAATCTCCAGGACCCCTTTGACCTGAGTCACAACGTGGCAGCCAACGTGACCAGCCGGGTGGTCGGGCGGCTACAGAACTGCTGCCAGGCGGCAGCCAGTTACTGCCGAAGCCTCCAGTACCAGTGCCGTTCCTCCCGGGGTCGGGACTGGGGGCTGCTTCCCCTTCTGCAGCCCAGCTCCCCTAGCTCCCTGCTGTCTGCAACACCCATCCCCTTACCCCCCGCTCCCTTCACCCAGCTCACTGCTGCCCTGGCCCAGGTGTTACAGGAGGCTTTGGGGTGCCATATAGAACAGGGAACCAAGAGACTGCGGTCAGAGGGAGGTGGGACTGGGGAGCCTTCCCAGGGAGGGACAAGCAAAAGATTGAAACTAGAGGGACAGAAAAGCTGTGAGGGGGGGCAGGAGGAACAGCAGGGACGTGCAGGGGGCCACAGTGAAGATGGGGTGGAAGAAATGGCGATAGAGGCTGGAGAGTCAGTGCAAGACTGGGCCATGAGGAGCCCTGGGCAGCCAGGGGAGCTGGCCCCGATGACCGGAAAGCATCTAGGCACTGGAGAAGAGGGGCGGTCAGGCCCCGCAGCGCTGGCTGAGCAGGGGCCCAGAGGACCTGAGGCAGCCCAAGAAGGGTCTCAGGCCGAGGCAGGGAAGGGGGCGTTGCTCTCCTCAGTGGGCTGGCGCTGTGCCTTGTGCCACCGAGTGTGGCAGGGGCGGCGGCGTGCCCGAAGACGCTTGCAGCAAATCAAGGAAGGAGGTGGAGCTGGTGCTGGCACAGGAGCAGAGTGGCTGGCAACTGAGGCTCGGGTCACCCGGCAGCTGCGAGGCCTGAGCGGTACTGAACAGACGCCAGGGGCCGAGCCACTCCTGACCTTCGTGGTGTCTGTCTCCCAGGCTGACCAGGCTCTCACTGTGACCCCACTCCGGGATTCTCAAGGCCTGTTCCCTGATCTCCATCATTTCTTACAGGTTTTCCTCCCTCAAGCACTTCGAAACCTGCTCAAGTGA
- the EEF1G gene encoding elongation factor 1-gamma, producing the protein MAAGTLYTYPENWRAFKALIAAQYSGAQVRVLSAPPHFHFGQTNRTPEFLRKFPAGKVPAFEGDDGFCVFESNAIAYYVSNEELRGSTPEAAAQVVQWVSFADSDIVPPASTWVFPTLGIMHHSKQATENAKEEVRRILGLLDAHLKTRTFLVGERVTLADITLVCTLLWLYKQVLEPSFRQAFPNTNRWFLTCINQPQFRAVLGEVKLCEKMAQFDAKKFAESQPKKDTPRKEKASREEKQKPQAERKEEKKAAAPAPEEELDECEQALAAEPKAKDPFAHLPKSTFVLDEFKRKYSNEDTLSVALPYFWEHFDKDGWSLWYSEYRFPEELTQTFMSCNLITGMFQRLDKLRKNAFASVILFGTNNSSSISGVWVFRGQELAFPLSPDWQVDYESYTWRKLDPSSEETQTLVREYFSWDGAFQHVGKAFNQGKIFK; encoded by the exons ATGGCGGCTGGG ACCCTGTACACATATCCTGAAAACTGGAGGGCCTTCAAGGCCCTCATTGCCGCTCAGTACAGCGGGGCTCAGGTCCGCGTGCTGTCCGCACCACCCCACTTCCATTTTGGCCAAACCAACCGTACCCCCGAGTTTCTCCGTAAATTTCCTGCTGGCAAG GTTCCAGCCTTTGAGGGTGACGATGGATTCTGTGTGTTCGAGAGCAATGCCATTGCCTACTATG TGAGCAACGAGGAGCTGCGGGGAAGTACTCCCGAAGCAGCagcccaggtggtgcagtgggtgaGCTTTGCTGATAGCGACATAGTTCCCCCAGCCAGTACCTGGGTGTTCCCCACCTTGGGCATCATGCACCACAGCAAGCAG GCCACAGAGAATGCAAAGGAGGAGGTGAGGCGAATCCTGGGGCTGCTGGATGCTCACCTGAAGACGAGGACTTTTCTGGTGGGCGAACGTGTGACGCTGGCTGACATCACACTTGTCTGCACCCTGTTGTGGCTTTATAAACAG GTTCTGGAGCCTTCTTTCCGCCAGGCCTTCCCTAATACAAACCGCTGGTTCCTCACCTGCATTAACCAGCCCCAGTTCCGGGCGGTCTTGGGGGAGGTGAAACTCTGTGAGAAAATGGCCCAATTTGATG CTAAAAAGTTTGCAGAGAGCCAGCCTAAAAAGGACACCCCACGGAAAGAGAAAGCTTCTCGAGAAGAGAAGCAGAAGCCCCAGGCCGAGCGGAAAGAGGAGAAGAAGGCAGCTGCCCCTGCTCCCGAGGAGGAGCTGGATGAATGTGAGCAGGCGCTGGCTGCTGAGCCGAAGGCCAAGGATCCCTTTGCTCACCTGCCCAAGAG taCCTTTGTGTTGGATGAATTTAAGCGCAAGTACTCCAACGAGGACACACTCTCCGTGGCGCTGCCGTACTTTTGGGAGCACTTTGATAAAGATGGCTGGTCCCTGTGGTACTCCGAGTACCGCTTCCCTGAAGAGCTCACCCAGACCTTCATGAGCTGCAACCTCATCACTG GAATGTTCCAGCGATTGGACAAACTGAGGAAGAATGCCTTTGCCAGTGTCATTCTGTTTGGAACCAACAATAGCAGCTCCATTTCCGGAGTCTGGGTCTTCCGAGGCCAGGAGCTTGCCTTTCCG CTGAGTCCAGATTGGCAGGTGGACTATGAGTCATACACATGGCGGAAACTGGATCCCAGCAGCGAGGAGACCCAGACGCTGGTTCGAGAATACTTTTCCTGGGATGGGGCCTTCCAGCATGTGGGCAAAGCCTTCAATCAGGGCAAGATCTTCAAGTGA